In Isoptericola jiangsuensis, the following proteins share a genomic window:
- the opcA gene encoding glucose-6-phosphate dehydrogenase assembly protein OpcA, protein MIIDMPDTTTNKVSKRLDHLRDEGGAVALGRVLTLVVVAAEADVEGAVDAANEASHEHPCRVVVVAPLDGVGTTGRVDAQIRVGGDAGASEVVVLRCTEPLLAHPDTLVMPLLLPDAPIVVWWPADGPVDPAAAPLGAMAQRRITDTTTSDEPVAMLARLAESFDSGDTDLAWARVTLWRGLIAAALDQPPYAAVTSARVEGQTDHTSLDLLAAWLGLKLKCPATVVRTGGSDAITRVVLERKDGPIVLDRPDGRIVTISQPGKPDRHMALPIRALSEALIEELRRLDPDEVYGQVLQRGLARVETVEAGS, encoded by the coding sequence ATGATCATCGACATGCCGGACACCACGACCAACAAGGTCAGCAAGCGCCTCGACCACCTCCGCGACGAGGGCGGTGCCGTGGCCCTCGGCCGCGTCCTCACCCTCGTGGTCGTCGCGGCCGAGGCGGACGTCGAGGGGGCCGTCGACGCCGCCAACGAGGCCAGCCACGAGCATCCCTGCCGCGTGGTCGTCGTCGCGCCGCTCGACGGCGTCGGGACGACCGGGCGCGTGGACGCCCAGATCCGCGTCGGCGGCGACGCGGGCGCGTCCGAGGTCGTCGTGCTGCGCTGCACCGAGCCGCTGCTCGCCCACCCCGACACGCTCGTCATGCCGCTGCTGCTGCCCGACGCCCCGATCGTCGTGTGGTGGCCGGCGGACGGTCCCGTCGACCCGGCCGCGGCCCCCCTCGGCGCGATGGCGCAGCGACGCATCACCGACACCACCACCTCCGACGAGCCGGTCGCGATGCTCGCCCGGCTCGCGGAGTCGTTCGACAGCGGTGACACGGACCTCGCCTGGGCCCGCGTCACCCTGTGGCGCGGGCTCATCGCCGCGGCGCTCGACCAGCCGCCCTACGCGGCCGTGACCTCCGCGCGCGTCGAGGGTCAGACGGACCACACGTCCCTCGACCTGCTCGCCGCGTGGCTCGGGCTCAAGCTGAAGTGCCCCGCCACGGTGGTGCGCACCGGCGGCTCGGACGCCATCACGCGGGTCGTGCTGGAGCGCAAGGACGGACCGATCGTGCTCGACCGCCCCGACGGACGGATCGTGACCATCAGCCAGCCCGGCAAGCCCGACCGCCACATGGCGCTGCCCATCCGGGCGCTGTCCGAGGCGCTCATCGAGGAGCTGCGGCGACTCGACCCCGACGAGGTCTACGGGCAGGTGCTGCAGCGCGGCCTCGCGCGCGTCGAGACCGTCGAGGCGGGCTCGTGA
- a CDS encoding phosphoglycerate kinase yields MKTIDSLGDLRGKRVLVRSDFNVPLDGTTITDDGRIRAALPTLTRLVEAGARVVVTAHLGRPKGTPDPRYSLAPVAARLGELLGQDVALAEDLVGASAQSTVAGLADGQVALLENVRFDARETSKVDAEREELAGELARLADAFVSDGFGVVHRKQASVYDVAQVLPAAAGDLVLKEVESLSRATTDPERPYAVVLGGSKVSDKLGVIANLLTKADRLLIGGGMVFTFLAAQGHSVGSSLLEEDQIDTVRGYLEQAEANGVEIVLPTDIVAADAFAADAPHTTVAADAIPDGKMGLDIGPDAGALFAAKLADARTIAWNGPMGVFEFEAFAGGTRAVAQGIVDATANGAFSIVGGGDSAAAVRRLGFDEAGFSHISTGGGASLELLEGKELPGLTVLA; encoded by the coding sequence ATGAAGACGATCGACTCCCTCGGGGACCTGCGCGGCAAGCGCGTCCTCGTCCGCTCCGACTTCAACGTGCCGCTGGACGGCACCACCATCACCGACGACGGCCGCATCCGCGCCGCCCTCCCGACGCTCACCCGTCTGGTCGAGGCCGGCGCCCGCGTCGTCGTCACCGCGCACCTGGGCCGCCCCAAGGGCACCCCGGACCCGCGCTACTCCCTGGCCCCGGTCGCGGCCCGCCTCGGCGAGCTCCTCGGCCAGGACGTCGCGCTGGCCGAGGACCTGGTCGGCGCGTCCGCGCAGTCCACCGTCGCCGGCCTGGCCGACGGTCAGGTCGCGCTGCTGGAGAACGTGCGCTTCGACGCCCGCGAGACCTCGAAGGTCGACGCCGAGCGCGAGGAGCTCGCCGGCGAGCTCGCGCGGCTCGCCGACGCGTTCGTCTCCGACGGCTTCGGCGTCGTGCACCGCAAGCAGGCGTCCGTCTACGACGTCGCCCAGGTGCTCCCGGCGGCCGCGGGCGACCTGGTGCTCAAGGAGGTCGAGTCGCTCTCGCGCGCCACGACCGACCCCGAGCGGCCCTACGCCGTCGTGCTCGGCGGGTCGAAGGTCTCGGACAAGCTGGGCGTCATCGCGAACCTGCTCACCAAGGCGGACCGCCTCCTCATCGGCGGTGGCATGGTCTTCACGTTCCTCGCGGCGCAGGGCCACTCGGTGGGCTCCTCGCTGCTCGAGGAGGACCAGATCGACACCGTCCGCGGCTACCTGGAGCAGGCCGAGGCCAACGGCGTGGAGATCGTCCTGCCGACGGACATCGTCGCGGCGGACGCGTTCGCGGCCGACGCCCCGCACACCACGGTGGCGGCCGACGCGATCCCCGACGGCAAGATGGGCCTCGACATCGGCCCGGACGCCGGCGCGCTCTTCGCGGCGAAGCTGGCGGACGCCCGCACCATCGCCTGGAACGGCCCGATGGGCGTCTTCGAGTTCGAGGCGTTCGCCGGCGGCACCCGCGCCGTGGCGCAGGGCATCGTCGACGCGACCGCGAACGGCGCCTTCTCCATCGTGGGCGGCGGCGACTCCGCGGCCGCGGTGCGCCGTCTCGGCTTCGACGAGGCCGGCTTCAGCCACATCTCCACCGGTGGCGGGGCGAGCCTGGAGCTGCTGGAGGGCAAGGAGCTCCCCGGCCTCACCGTCCTGGCCTGA
- the gap gene encoding type I glyceraldehyde-3-phosphate dehydrogenase: MTIRVGINGFGRIGRNFYRALVESGADIEVVGVNDLTDNKTLAHLLKYDTVLGRLGKTVEFDDDNIIVDGHKIRALAERDPANLPWGELGADIVIESTGFFTDATKAKAHIDAGAKKVIISAPAKNEDATFVMGVNNDLYDPAAHHIISNASCTTNCLAPLAKALNDAIGIERGLMTTIHAYTGDQNIQDGPHKDLRRARAAAQNIVPTSTGAAKAVALVLPELKGKLDGFAMRVPVITGSATDLTFEAPKDVTVEEVNAAVKAAAEGPLKGVLEYVEDDIVSTDIVTNPHQSIFDAKLTKVIGNQVKVVSWYDNEWGYSNSLVALTVFVGEKL; the protein is encoded by the coding sequence GTGACCATTCGCGTCGGTATCAACGGCTTCGGCCGCATCGGACGTAACTTCTACCGGGCTCTGGTCGAGTCCGGTGCGGACATCGAGGTCGTGGGCGTCAACGACCTGACGGACAACAAGACGCTCGCGCACCTGCTCAAGTACGACACCGTGCTGGGCCGGCTGGGCAAGACGGTCGAGTTCGACGACGACAACATCATCGTCGACGGCCACAAGATCCGTGCGCTCGCCGAGCGCGACCCGGCCAACCTCCCCTGGGGCGAGCTGGGTGCCGACATCGTCATCGAGTCGACCGGCTTCTTCACGGACGCGACCAAGGCGAAGGCGCACATCGACGCCGGTGCCAAGAAGGTCATCATCTCCGCTCCGGCGAAGAACGAGGACGCGACGTTCGTCATGGGCGTGAACAACGACCTGTACGACCCGGCCGCGCACCACATCATCTCGAACGCCTCGTGCACCACGAACTGCCTCGCCCCGCTGGCGAAGGCGCTCAACGACGCGATCGGCATCGAGCGTGGTCTGATGACGACCATCCACGCGTACACCGGTGACCAGAACATCCAGGACGGTCCGCACAAGGACCTGCGTCGTGCCCGTGCGGCTGCGCAGAACATCGTGCCGACCTCGACCGGCGCCGCCAAGGCCGTCGCGCTCGTGCTCCCGGAGCTCAAGGGCAAGCTCGACGGCTTCGCCATGCGCGTGCCCGTCATCACCGGCTCGGCCACCGACCTCACCTTCGAGGCGCCGAAGGACGTGACGGTCGAGGAGGTCAACGCCGCGGTCAAGGCCGCCGCCGAGGGCCCGCTCAAGGGCGTGCTGGAGTACGTCGAGGACGACATCGTCTCGACGGACATCGTCACCAACCCGCACCAGAGCATCTTCGACGCGAAGCTCACCAAGGTCATCGGCAACCAGGTCAAGGTCGTGTCCTGGTACGACAACGAGTGGGGCTACTCCAACTCGCTCGTCGCGCTGACGGTCTTCGTCGGCGAGAAGCTCTGA
- the pgl gene encoding 6-phosphogluconolactonase — MSTRLVVVHPDAATLARATAARLLTRLLDAQSVHSPVHVVLTGGTVGIRTLAEIAASPLRGAVDWSGVHLWWGDERFLPAGDPDRNETQARDALLDLLVAEHGLPAQHVHAMPARGDGPGEASTPEEAAAAYARTLAEHAPRGEHVPDFDVLLLGMGPDGHVASLFPHHAALEAPGFTAGVHGSPKPPPERVTLTFAAIGAAQEVWVVAAGAEKAAQAAAALSGGPVTHVPAVRAIGHRRTLWLLDAAAASEHR; from the coding sequence GTGAGCACCCGCCTGGTCGTCGTCCACCCCGACGCCGCGACGCTCGCCCGGGCGACCGCCGCGCGCCTGCTGACCCGGCTGCTGGACGCGCAGTCGGTGCACTCCCCGGTGCACGTCGTGCTCACGGGCGGCACCGTCGGCATCCGCACCCTCGCGGAGATCGCGGCGAGCCCGCTGCGCGGCGCGGTCGACTGGTCCGGCGTCCACCTGTGGTGGGGCGACGAGCGGTTCCTGCCCGCCGGCGACCCGGACCGCAACGAGACCCAGGCCCGGGACGCGCTGCTCGACCTCCTCGTCGCGGAGCACGGCCTGCCCGCCCAGCACGTCCACGCGATGCCGGCGCGTGGTGACGGCCCTGGCGAGGCGAGCACGCCCGAGGAGGCCGCCGCGGCCTACGCCCGCACCCTCGCCGAGCACGCTCCCCGGGGTGAGCACGTCCCCGACTTCGACGTCCTCCTGCTCGGCATGGGGCCCGACGGCCACGTGGCGTCCCTGTTCCCGCACCACGCCGCCCTCGAGGCGCCGGGGTTCACCGCCGGCGTGCACGGCTCCCCCAAGCCCCCGCCGGAGCGTGTCACCCTCACCTTCGCGGCGATCGGCGCCGCCCAGGAGGTGTGGGTCGTCGCGGCCGGCGCGGAGAAGGCCGCGCAGGCCGCCGCCGCGCTGTCCGGCGGGCCCGTCACGCACGTGCCCGCGGTCCGGGCGATCGGGCACCGCCGCACCCTGTGGCTGCTCGACGCCGCCGCAGCGTCCGAGCACCGCTGA
- the secG gene encoding preprotein translocase subunit SecG, protein MFAALIILLKVLLVLTSSFLILLILMHKGKGGGLSDMFGGGISSAAGSSGVAERNLNRITIGIALVWTVVIVLLGLATKVG, encoded by the coding sequence ATGTTCGCCGCGTTGATCATCCTCCTGAAGGTCCTGCTGGTCCTGACCAGCTCCTTCCTCATCCTGCTCATCCTCATGCATAAGGGCAAGGGCGGAGGCCTGTCCGACATGTTCGGCGGGGGGATCTCCAGCGCGGCGGGCAGCTCGGGCGTCGCCGAGCGCAACCTCAACCGGATCACCATCGGCATCGCCCTGGTCTGGACGGTGGTCATCGTCCTGCTGGGTCTCGCCACCAAGGTGGGCTGA
- the rapZ gene encoding RNase adapter RapZ gives MSEPSPITVPAGIPAIEAATPAPDRSDPEVLIITGMSGAGRSRAAGVLEDLDWFVVDNLPPLMIVPLVDLMTRAGSSVERLAVVVDVRGREYFSELAVALDHLQAGGMSYRILFLDASDEVLVRRFESVRRPHPLQGDGRILDGIGIERRVLASIAERADVVIDTSDLSVHDLAKEVRDVVAGGSPDALRVNVLAFGFKYGIPLDADHVADVRFLANPYWISELRHLTGRDEAVRRYVLDRPGALEFVDRYVAALEPVLAGYLAEEKRYVTIAVGCTGGKHRSVAIAGEIADRLRAGGQQVTLTARDLGKE, from the coding sequence ATGAGCGAACCGTCGCCCATCACCGTCCCCGCCGGCATCCCCGCGATCGAGGCGGCCACCCCCGCCCCCGACCGCTCCGACCCCGAGGTGCTCATCATCACCGGCATGTCCGGGGCCGGTCGGTCCCGTGCGGCCGGGGTGCTGGAGGACCTCGACTGGTTCGTCGTCGACAACCTGCCCCCGCTGATGATCGTCCCGCTCGTGGACCTCATGACCCGCGCGGGCTCGTCCGTGGAGCGGCTCGCCGTGGTCGTGGACGTCCGCGGCCGGGAGTACTTCTCCGAGCTGGCCGTGGCGCTGGACCACCTCCAGGCCGGGGGGATGTCGTACCGCATCCTGTTCCTCGACGCGAGCGACGAGGTGCTCGTGCGCCGGTTCGAGAGCGTCCGCCGGCCGCACCCGCTGCAGGGCGACGGCCGCATCCTCGACGGCATCGGCATCGAACGTCGTGTCCTGGCCTCGATCGCGGAGCGGGCGGACGTCGTCATCGACACGTCCGACCTGTCCGTGCACGACCTCGCCAAGGAGGTGCGCGACGTGGTCGCCGGGGGGTCCCCGGACGCGCTGCGGGTCAACGTGCTGGCGTTCGGCTTCAAGTACGGCATCCCGCTCGACGCCGACCACGTGGCCGACGTCCGGTTCCTCGCGAACCCGTACTGGATCAGCGAGCTGCGCCACCTCACGGGACGCGACGAGGCCGTGCGGCGGTACGTGCTGGACCGTCCCGGCGCCCTCGAGTTCGTCGACCGCTACGTCGCCGCCCTGGAGCCGGTCCTGGCGGGCTATCTCGCCGAGGAGAAGCGCTACGTGACGATCGCCGTCGGGTGCACCGGCGGCAAGCACCGGTCGGTGGCGATCGCGGGCGAGATCGCCGACCGGCTGCGCGCGGGCGGCCAGCAGGTGACCCTCACGGCGCGCGACCTCGGGAAGGAATGA
- a CDS encoding RNA polymerase-binding protein RbpA, with translation MVSAGHAIRGSRVGAGPMGEQERGEAAPRRTVSYWCLNGHEIRPSFAMLDEVDPPEQWDCPRCGFPAGQDRANPPAPIRNEPYKTHLAYVKERRSEEDGAALLEEALATLRARRQGRVPSRV, from the coding sequence GTGGTATCTGCCGGACATGCCATCCGTGGCTCCCGCGTCGGCGCGGGTCCGATGGGGGAGCAGGAGCGCGGTGAAGCGGCTCCCCGCAGGACGGTCTCGTACTGGTGCCTGAACGGGCACGAGATCAGGCCGAGCTTCGCGATGCTCGACGAGGTCGACCCGCCGGAGCAGTGGGACTGCCCGCGGTGCGGGTTCCCCGCCGGGCAGGACCGGGCGAACCCGCCGGCGCCGATCCGCAACGAGCCGTACAAGACGCACCTCGCGTACGTGAAGGAGCGACGCTCCGAGGAGGACGGTGCCGCTCTGCTGGAGGAGGCGCTGGCCACCCTGCGGGCGCGCCGGCAGGGTCGCGTGCCGAGCCGCGTGTGA
- a CDS encoding gluconeogenesis factor YvcK family protein translates to MTLSTDDGTAARVRAPHLGGPSVVALGGGHGLSASLSALRLISERISAVVTVADDGGSSGRLRDELDVLPPGDLRMALAALCDDSEWGRTWSDLLQHRFTSSGDLDGHAMGNLLIVSLWERLGDTVQGLDWVGRLLGARGRVLPMASVPLVVEADVAHDDGGRETVVGQSRVAVTDGRIEQLRLVPADPPACPEAVRAVLDADWVVMGPGSWYSSVLVHLLVPGLAAALEATPARRCVTLNLSAERGETHGLTHAEHLEALGKHAPGLRVDVVLADPSGVDDPEVLAEAAAALGARLVLRPVRHRDGSARHDPLLLAAAFRDVFEGTSEQPL, encoded by the coding sequence ATGACACTGAGCACCGACGACGGCACGGCCGCACGCGTCCGTGCCCCGCACCTCGGCGGGCCCTCCGTGGTCGCCCTCGGGGGCGGGCACGGGCTGTCGGCCTCCCTGAGCGCGCTGCGCCTCATCTCGGAGCGGATCTCCGCCGTCGTGACGGTCGCCGACGACGGCGGCTCCTCCGGGCGGCTGCGCGACGAGCTCGACGTGCTGCCCCCGGGTGACCTGCGGATGGCGCTGGCGGCGCTGTGCGACGACTCCGAGTGGGGCCGGACCTGGAGCGACCTGCTCCAGCACCGGTTCACGTCCTCGGGGGACCTGGACGGGCACGCGATGGGCAACCTGCTCATCGTCTCGCTGTGGGAGCGGCTCGGCGACACCGTGCAGGGCCTCGACTGGGTCGGTCGGCTGCTCGGTGCGCGGGGCCGGGTGCTGCCGATGGCGTCCGTGCCGCTGGTCGTCGAGGCGGACGTCGCGCACGACGACGGCGGCCGCGAGACGGTGGTCGGCCAGAGCCGGGTGGCGGTCACCGACGGGCGGATCGAGCAGCTGCGGCTCGTGCCCGCCGACCCGCCGGCGTGCCCGGAGGCGGTCCGTGCCGTCCTCGACGCGGACTGGGTGGTCATGGGGCCGGGGTCCTGGTACTCGTCGGTGCTCGTGCACCTGCTGGTGCCGGGCCTCGCCGCGGCGCTGGAGGCGACCCCGGCCCGGCGGTGCGTGACCCTCAACCTCAGCGCGGAGCGCGGCGAGACGCACGGCCTGACCCACGCGGAGCACCTCGAGGCGCTGGGCAAGCACGCGCCGGGTCTGCGGGTGGACGTGGTCCTGGCGGACCCGTCGGGCGTCGACGACCCGGAGGTCCTGGCGGAGGCGGCGGCGGCGCTGGGCGCGCGCCTGGTGCTGCGGCCGGTGCGCCACCGCGACGGGTCGGCCCGCCACGACCCGTTGCTGCTGGCAGCGGCGTTCCGGGACGTGTTCGAGGGCACGTCGGAGCAGCCGCTCTGA
- the whiA gene encoding DNA-binding protein WhiA, with the protein MALTAEVKDELARYTVTRTSCRKAEVSAMLRFSGGLHIISGRVVIEAELDSEAAAARLRKAIADLYGHASELIVVRAGGLRKNDRYVVRVVREGESLARQTGLLDARGRPVRGLAPEVVSGGVDEAEAVWRGAFLAHGSLTEPGRSMALEVTCPGPEAALALVGAARRLGVQAKSREVRGVDRVVVRDGDAISALLKRVGAVTTREAWEERRARREVRGTANRLANFDDANLRRSARAAVAAGARVERAFEILADEVPEHLRQAGELRLAHKQASLEELGQLADPPLSKDAVAGRIRRLLSTADKRAMELGIPDTEAGLSPDLLDL; encoded by the coding sequence ATGGCTCTCACGGCAGAGGTGAAGGACGAGCTCGCGCGCTACACGGTGACCCGGACGTCGTGCCGCAAGGCCGAGGTCTCGGCGATGCTGCGGTTCTCGGGCGGGTTGCACATCATCTCGGGACGGGTCGTGATCGAGGCCGAGCTCGACTCGGAGGCGGCGGCCGCCCGGCTGCGCAAGGCGATCGCGGACCTGTACGGGCATGCGAGCGAGCTGATCGTGGTGCGTGCGGGCGGGCTGCGCAAGAACGACCGCTACGTGGTCCGGGTGGTGCGCGAGGGGGAGTCCCTGGCGCGCCAGACGGGGCTGCTCGACGCGCGGGGCCGCCCGGTGCGCGGGCTGGCACCCGAGGTGGTCTCCGGCGGCGTCGACGAGGCGGAGGCGGTGTGGCGCGGGGCCTTCCTCGCCCACGGGTCGCTGACCGAGCCGGGGCGCTCGATGGCCCTGGAGGTCACGTGCCCGGGCCCGGAGGCGGCGCTCGCGCTCGTGGGTGCGGCGCGCCGGCTGGGCGTCCAGGCCAAGTCGCGTGAGGTGCGGGGCGTGGACCGGGTCGTGGTCCGTGACGGCGACGCGATCAGCGCGCTGCTCAAGCGCGTGGGCGCGGTGACGACCCGGGAGGCGTGGGAGGAGCGGCGTGCGCGCCGCGAGGTCCGCGGCACGGCGAACCGGCTGGCGAACTTCGACGACGCGAACCTGCGGCGCTCGGCGCGTGCCGCGGTGGCGGCCGGCGCGCGCGTGGAGCGCGCGTTCGAGATCCTCGCCGACGAGGTGCCGGAGCACCTGCGCCAGGCGGGTGAGCTGCGTCTGGCGCACAAGCAGGCGTCCCTGGAGGAGCTCGGGCAGCTGGCGGACCCGCCGCTGTCGAAGGACGCGGTGGCGGGTCGCATCCGGCGTCTGCTGTCGACCGCGGACAAGCGGGCGATGGAGCTCGGGATCCCCGACACCGAGGCCGGCCTCAGCCCGGACCTGCTGGACCTCTGA
- the zwf gene encoding glucose-6-phosphate dehydrogenase codes for MRPAKITAEHNPLRDPLDLRLPRIAGPCGLVIFGVTGDLSRKKLMPAVYDLANRGLLPPGFALTGFARRDWADEDFAQVVHDAVKEHARTPFREETWQQLAEGIRFVQGSFDDPEAFEELRRTVENLDAERGTGGNHAFYLSVPPSAFPLVCEQLSSSGLSRSEPDAWRRVVIEKPFGHDLASAQELDGVVSKVFDPESVFRIDHYLGKETVQNILALRFANQMFEPLWNSGYVDHVQITMAEDIGIGGRASYYDGVGAARDVIQNHLLQLLALVAMEEPVNFDAAALRAEKIKVLSSVRLPRDLSRHTARGQYAAAWQGGEQVVGFLEEEGFNPDSTTETYAAVRLDIDNRRWAGVPFYLRSGKRLGRRVTEVAVVFKKAPHLPFESSLTSDLGSNALVIRVQPDEGVTLRFGAKVPGTAMEVRDVTMDFGYGHSFTESSPEAYERLILDVLLGDPPLFPTREEVELSWKILDPVIEHWAGKGRPEPYPSGSWGPPSADAMMARDGRTWRRP; via the coding sequence GTGAGACCGGCCAAGATCACCGCCGAGCACAACCCGCTGCGCGACCCGCTCGACCTTCGCCTCCCGAGGATCGCCGGCCCCTGCGGCCTGGTCATCTTCGGGGTCACCGGCGACCTGTCGCGCAAGAAGCTGATGCCGGCGGTCTACGACCTCGCCAACCGGGGCCTGCTCCCGCCGGGCTTCGCGCTCACCGGGTTCGCCCGGCGCGACTGGGCGGACGAGGACTTCGCGCAGGTCGTGCACGACGCCGTCAAGGAGCACGCGCGCACGCCGTTCCGCGAGGAGACGTGGCAGCAGCTCGCCGAGGGCATCCGGTTCGTGCAGGGCAGCTTCGACGACCCCGAGGCGTTCGAGGAGCTGCGCCGCACCGTCGAGAACCTCGACGCGGAACGCGGCACGGGCGGCAACCACGCCTTCTACCTGTCGGTGCCGCCCAGCGCGTTCCCGCTGGTCTGCGAGCAGCTGTCCAGCTCGGGCCTGTCCCGCTCCGAGCCGGACGCCTGGCGGCGCGTCGTCATCGAGAAGCCGTTCGGCCACGACCTGGCGTCCGCCCAGGAGCTCGACGGCGTCGTGAGCAAGGTGTTCGACCCCGAGTCGGTGTTCCGCATCGACCACTACCTGGGCAAGGAGACCGTCCAGAACATCCTGGCGCTGCGCTTCGCGAACCAGATGTTCGAGCCGCTGTGGAACAGCGGCTACGTGGACCACGTCCAGATCACGATGGCCGAGGACATCGGCATCGGCGGTCGCGCCAGCTACTACGACGGCGTGGGCGCCGCCCGCGACGTCATCCAGAACCACCTGCTGCAGCTCCTCGCGCTGGTCGCGATGGAGGAGCCGGTGAACTTCGACGCGGCCGCGCTGCGCGCCGAGAAGATCAAGGTGCTGTCGTCCGTCCGGCTCCCCCGCGACCTGTCGCGGCACACCGCGCGCGGGCAGTACGCCGCGGCGTGGCAGGGCGGCGAGCAGGTCGTCGGCTTCCTCGAGGAGGAGGGCTTCAACCCCGACTCCACGACGGAGACGTACGCGGCGGTGCGCCTCGACATCGACAACCGGCGCTGGGCGGGCGTGCCGTTCTACCTGCGCAGCGGCAAGCGGCTGGGCCGCCGCGTCACCGAGGTCGCGGTCGTCTTCAAGAAGGCGCCGCACCTGCCCTTCGAGTCGTCCCTGACCTCGGACCTGGGCAGCAACGCGCTCGTCATCCGCGTCCAGCCGGACGAGGGCGTCACCCTGCGGTTCGGCGCCAAGGTGCCGGGCACCGCCATGGAGGTCCGCGACGTCACCATGGACTTCGGGTACGGGCACTCGTTCACCGAGTCCTCCCCCGAGGCCTACGAGCGCCTCATCCTCGACGTGCTGCTCGGCGACCCGCCGCTGTTCCCCACCCGCGAGGAGGTCGAGCTCTCCTGGAAGATCCTCGACCCGGTGATCGAGCACTGGGCCGGCAAGGGCCGCCCCGAGCCGTACCCCTCGGGCTCGTGGGGCCCGCCGTCCGCCGACGCCATGATGGCCCGCGACGGCCGCACCTGGCGCCGACCCTGA
- the tpiA gene encoding triose-phosphate isomerase encodes MAGNWKMNLDHAEAIAAVQKLAWTLKDASHDYSAVEVAVLAPFTDLRSVQTLVDADKLEVRYGAQDVSQHESGAYTGEVSGSMLKRLGCTYVAVGHSERREYHHEDDALVNAKVKAAFGKGIVPILCVGEGLDVRKAGDQVAYSLAQVDAALEGVPAEQAKDVVIAYEPVWAIGTGEVATPQDAQEVCGAIRARLAELYDAQLAAGVRVLYGGSVKSGNVAQIMAEPDVDGALVGGASLDPEEFAKIARFQSHVG; translated from the coding sequence ATGGCGGGCAACTGGAAGATGAACCTGGACCACGCCGAGGCGATCGCCGCGGTCCAGAAGCTGGCGTGGACGCTCAAGGACGCGTCGCACGACTACTCCGCGGTGGAGGTGGCGGTGCTCGCGCCGTTCACCGACCTGCGCTCGGTGCAGACCCTGGTCGACGCCGACAAGCTCGAGGTCCGCTACGGCGCGCAGGACGTCTCGCAGCACGAGTCGGGCGCGTACACCGGTGAGGTGTCGGGCTCGATGCTCAAGCGTCTCGGCTGCACCTACGTGGCCGTCGGGCACTCCGAGCGCCGCGAGTACCACCACGAGGACGACGCGCTGGTCAACGCCAAGGTGAAGGCGGCGTTCGGCAAGGGGATCGTCCCGATCCTGTGCGTGGGCGAGGGCCTGGACGTCCGCAAGGCGGGCGACCAGGTGGCGTACTCCCTGGCCCAGGTCGACGCGGCGCTCGAGGGCGTCCCGGCCGAGCAGGCCAAGGACGTCGTCATCGCCTACGAGCCCGTCTGGGCGATCGGCACCGGCGAGGTCGCGACCCCGCAGGACGCGCAGGAGGTGTGCGGTGCGATCCGCGCCCGCCTGGCCGAGCTGTACGACGCCCAGCTCGCCGCGGGCGTGCGCGTCCTGTACGGCGGTTCGGTGAAGTCCGGCAACGTCGCGCAGATCATGGCCGAGCCGGACGTCGACGGCGCGCTCGTCGGCGGTGCCAGCCTCGACCCGGAGGAGTTCGCGAAGATCGCGCGTTTCCAGTCGCACGTCGGCTGA